A single window of Xylocopilactobacillus apicola DNA harbors:
- a CDS encoding alpha-L-rhamnosidase: MQIYQMQINHFTNPIGFDFRDPTFTYKIKEASGKKLEAHKLEISIDPDFKQLIYTTEKESTTKSLFTNISLDLKPRTRYWWRVQAWSDTNEEAINVSWFETGKLDETWQSKWISPTNDKLRSAQLSYQFKCQKEVEKVRLYICGLGLYEATINEEKVSAEFLTPGYNNYDAWIQYQSYDITKMLETENEISVILGQGWYKGRFGFDGGSENIYGSRLALNAEIRIVYTDGSSDLIVTDDNWQASTGIIGENSIYYGEDQDETLANQSISLEEISGPTDKLHERLSAPVIVAEKMPVKSVINEPELLLDLGQNMVGWVTFKNRLPKGTTIKLEFAETLIHGKFYRDNLREARAAFVYTSNGDEKWVRPHFTFFGFRYVRITGWPENLTLNPDDFVGIVLTTEMQRTGWFETDNSAVNRLYQNILWSQKGNFLEVPTDCPQRDERMGWTGDAQIFSKTALYNADATAFYQKFGFDLETEQRTHGGAPTMTIPNVPSDLPAPETANGIWGDAAVVIPWNVYLASGDSRILRRQFKSMKAWLDYVATRPFENGLWVKDFQFGDWLALDGDDPTSPIGGTEAQFVANVYYLNSLRIASKTAQILGQSDPFKERAKNLKQAIRNEYFSPNGRFVQDTQTGYLLALHFDLVSASERFAMIEKLKARIQKDQYHLTTGFVGTPLLNPVLSDAGLDDLAYTLLLNDDYPSWLYEVKMGATTIWERWNSILPNGDMSPEGMNSLNHYAYGAVGSWLYEDVLGIKALDPGFSKIQVAPHVHWSIPRFSGSYLSPNGLIKVAFEVDKNNQVTINLTVPFNTEAHVRLPYHEENEKKMLLTAGDYEFKYQATTELRRSFDEKMTLKDILADPLTAVRFKERFEDHRISSEREVRHHANDSLADLKEQNLLTENELSEFLNNLREI; encoded by the coding sequence ATGCAAATTTATCAAATGCAAATTAATCATTTTACGAATCCAATTGGATTTGATTTTCGGGATCCAACTTTTACTTATAAAATAAAAGAAGCTTCCGGCAAAAAATTAGAGGCTCATAAACTTGAAATTTCTATTGATCCAGATTTTAAACAACTTATTTATACCACAGAAAAAGAGTCAACGACAAAAAGTTTGTTTACGAATATTTCACTGGATTTAAAACCACGAACGCGTTACTGGTGGCGAGTTCAAGCTTGGAGTGATACTAATGAAGAAGCTATAAACGTCAGTTGGTTTGAAACTGGCAAATTAGATGAAACTTGGCAAAGTAAGTGGATTTCACCTACTAATGACAAATTACGATCTGCTCAGTTGAGCTATCAATTTAAGTGTCAAAAGGAAGTTGAGAAAGTTCGTTTGTATATTTGCGGTTTAGGACTTTATGAAGCAACGATTAATGAAGAAAAAGTAAGTGCAGAATTTTTAACGCCAGGATACAACAATTATGACGCTTGGATTCAATATCAAAGTTATGATATTACCAAAATGCTGGAAACCGAAAATGAAATTTCGGTAATTTTGGGTCAAGGTTGGTATAAAGGAAGATTTGGCTTTGACGGGGGAAGTGAAAATATTTACGGCTCGCGACTGGCATTAAATGCAGAAATTAGAATTGTTTATACTGATGGAAGCTCGGATTTGATTGTCACTGATGATAATTGGCAGGCCAGCACTGGAATAATCGGAGAAAATTCGATTTATTACGGAGAAGATCAAGACGAAACTCTCGCAAATCAAAGCATCTCTTTAGAAGAAATTTCAGGCCCAACGGATAAGCTGCATGAACGCTTGAGTGCACCAGTGATTGTTGCTGAAAAAATGCCAGTTAAATCTGTGATTAATGAACCAGAATTATTGCTTGATCTGGGCCAAAATATGGTGGGTTGGGTAACTTTTAAAAACCGCTTGCCAAAAGGGACAACAATTAAATTAGAGTTTGCCGAAACCTTAATTCATGGTAAATTTTACCGCGATAATCTAAGAGAGGCGCGGGCTGCTTTTGTTTATACTTCAAACGGAGATGAAAAGTGGGTTCGGCCGCATTTTACATTTTTCGGTTTTCGTTATGTTAGGATTACGGGCTGGCCTGAAAACCTGACTTTAAATCCTGATGATTTTGTGGGAATAGTTTTAACTACGGAAATGCAGCGCACCGGTTGGTTTGAGACCGACAATTCAGCTGTTAATCGTTTGTATCAAAATATTTTGTGGTCCCAAAAAGGTAATTTCTTAGAAGTGCCAACCGATTGCCCGCAGCGAGATGAAAGAATGGGTTGGACTGGTGATGCTCAGATTTTTTCAAAAACTGCACTTTATAATGCAGATGCAACTGCATTTTATCAAAAATTTGGTTTTGATCTTGAAACTGAACAACGGACGCATGGAGGTGCTCCAACGATGACGATTCCTAATGTTCCGTCGGATCTACCGGCGCCAGAGACTGCTAATGGGATTTGGGGCGATGCCGCAGTTGTAATTCCTTGGAATGTTTATTTGGCTAGTGGCGATTCCAGAATTTTACGCAGACAGTTTAAGAGTATGAAAGCTTGGTTAGACTACGTTGCAACGAGACCATTTGAAAATGGTTTATGGGTCAAAGATTTTCAATTTGGCGATTGGTTAGCTTTGGATGGAGACGATCCGACTTCTCCAATCGGAGGAACAGAGGCTCAATTTGTCGCCAATGTTTACTATCTTAACTCGCTTAGAATTGCCAGCAAAACCGCTCAAATATTAGGGCAATCAGATCCTTTTAAGGAGCGGGCTAAGAATTTAAAGCAGGCAATTCGTAATGAATATTTCTCGCCAAATGGTCGATTTGTTCAAGATACACAAACTGGATATTTGTTGGCGCTCCACTTTGATTTGGTGAGTGCCAGCGAAAGATTTGCGATGATTGAAAAATTAAAAGCAAGAATTCAAAAAGATCAATATCATTTAACCACGGGTTTTGTTGGGACGCCATTACTTAATCCAGTTTTGAGTGACGCTGGATTAGATGATTTAGCTTACACTCTGCTTTTAAATGATGATTATCCAAGCTGGCTTTATGAGGTTAAAATGGGCGCAACGACTATCTGGGAGCGCTGGAATTCAATATTGCCAAACGGTGATATGTCTCCTGAGGGTATGAATTCCTTGAATCATTACGCGTATGGTGCAGTAGGAAGCTGGCTTTATGAAGATGTTTTAGGAATTAAGGCCCTGGATCCAGGTTTTTCAAAGATTCAAGTAGCACCGCATGTTCACTGGAGTATTCCTAGATTTTCCGGTTCTTATCTAAGTCCCAACGGATTAATAAAGGTTGCTTTTGAAGTTGACAAAAATAATCAAGTTACAATAAATTTAACAGTTCCATTTAATACCGAGGCTCATGTTCGTTTGCCATACCATGAAGAAAACGAAAAAAAGATGTTGTTAACGGCGGGGGATTATGAGTTTAAATATCAGGCGACAACGGAATTACGTCGCTCTTTCGATGAAAAGATGACCTTGAAAGATATTTTAGCGGATCCACTAACGGCGGTTCGTTTTAAAGAGCGGTTTGAAGATCATCGCATAAGTTCTGAACGAGAAGTTCGTCATCACGCCAATGATTCTTTAGCAGATTTAAAAGAACAAAACCTTTTGACAGAAAATGAATTGAGCGAATTTTTAAATAATTTGAGGGAGATATAA
- a CDS encoding AraC family transcriptional regulator, which yields MNKKNLIKLLYSLSESEKKYRDHPEKRDDFFKKIYSSDFLKSEIPTFDLTNFHHENKFFLAGHEHGFFTHSNIEFAEHTRFSHPPLHRHHHIEMTYVYHGSCQQIIQNKQIELKAGDFCLLDSNVAHTIFDANYEDIIINIVMQKEFFNNGFLSRLANFSMIPSFILNAISSDNHQENYLILHANDLNRSNEIVEKMLLEYIRNDLYSQETIRSYMIIFLTNLLRDLSVIKVNTKQENSVVLSILKYIEDHFQTCTLQEVGEIFNYHPNYLANLLKEETGQTFKNLVIKQKINQAQNMLQNTDLPVNEIAENIGYKNLTFFYRKFREVTGMNPREFRNKN from the coding sequence ATGAACAAAAAAAATTTAATTAAACTTCTCTATTCGCTATCTGAAAGCGAGAAAAAATACCGGGATCACCCAGAAAAACGTGATGATTTCTTCAAAAAGATCTATTCATCTGACTTTTTAAAAAGCGAGATCCCAACTTTCGATTTAACCAATTTTCATCACGAAAATAAATTCTTTTTGGCTGGGCATGAACACGGATTCTTCACTCACAGTAATATTGAATTTGCTGAACACACAAGATTTAGTCACCCGCCTTTACACCGTCATCATCATATTGAAATGACCTATGTTTACCACGGATCCTGCCAACAAATTATTCAAAACAAACAAATTGAACTAAAAGCGGGCGATTTTTGCCTTTTGGACTCCAACGTTGCTCATACGATTTTTGATGCCAACTACGAAGATATAATCATCAACATCGTGATGCAAAAAGAATTTTTTAATAATGGGTTTTTAAGTCGTCTAGCTAATTTTAGTATGATTCCTTCATTTATTTTGAATGCAATTTCTTCTGATAATCATCAAGAAAATTACCTAATTCTTCATGCTAACGACCTGAATCGATCAAATGAAATTGTCGAAAAAATGCTCTTGGAATACATTCGTAATGATCTTTATTCTCAGGAGACTATTCGATCATACATGATCATTTTCTTAACTAATTTGCTTCGAGATTTAAGTGTTATTAAGGTTAATACCAAGCAAGAAAATTCAGTCGTTTTATCAATTTTAAAGTATATTGAAGATCATTTTCAAACTTGTACGCTACAAGAAGTTGGTGAAATTTTCAATTATCACCCTAACTATTTAGCTAATCTTCTAAAAGAAGAAACTGGTCAAACTTTTAAAAATTTAGTCATCAAGCAGAAGATTAATCAAGCTCAAAACATGTTACAAAATACCGATTTACCAGTGAACGAAATTGCAGAAAATATCGGTTATAAAAATTTGACTTTCTTTTACCGTAAGTTTAGAGAAGTAACCGGAATGAATCCACGAGAATTTAGAAATAAAAATTAA
- a CDS encoding PTS sugar transporter subunit IIC, whose protein sequence is MNTFIKKLESFITPVANWLSNNKIIQSISKGLMITMPIIMVGAIASVFQNIPITGYQHFVTTTYFGTILTTIVNITTNMLAVYVVAAISYTYAGTFKLDQFVCALLALMGFFIVTPLTVSGKGIAAVTNIPLSWLGAKGLFTAMIIAIATTLIYLLIVKKNLVIKMPDSVPPFVSKSFAAIIPGFATVLVFGIVAFLFSITPYKDMHDAIYSLIQVPLSHVGTSVWAAALIYLLSGLCWFFGIHGIAVISVVMPIWIGADVANASALSAGKVAPNIITYNWINAVSSPGGSGATIGLIILATFFAKSERYRSLGKLAIVPSLFNINEPVVFGLPMVLNAIMAIPFILTPVINVFLGYILTVAKILPVSNGVGSMGMPILMNSFLCGGWKLMVFQIFTIFLSLAIYYPFFKILDNREVAEEQK, encoded by the coding sequence TTGAATACTTTTATTAAAAAATTAGAGTCATTCATTACGCCTGTTGCTAACTGGTTAAGCAACAACAAGATCATCCAATCGATCTCGAAAGGTTTAATGATTACAATGCCTATTATTATGGTAGGGGCAATTGCTTCAGTATTTCAAAATATCCCGATTACGGGTTATCAGCACTTTGTTACTACTACTTATTTTGGAACAATTTTAACAACTATTGTAAATATTACTACCAATATGTTGGCTGTATACGTTGTGGCGGCGATCAGTTACACCTATGCAGGAACATTTAAATTAGATCAGTTTGTTTGTGCATTACTTGCTTTGATGGGATTCTTTATTGTGACGCCACTGACTGTCAGCGGAAAAGGAATTGCAGCTGTAACAAACATTCCTTTAAGCTGGTTAGGTGCAAAAGGTTTGTTTACAGCAATGATTATTGCGATTGCAACCACTTTAATCTATCTTTTAATTGTTAAGAAGAATTTAGTGATTAAAATGCCTGATTCAGTTCCACCGTTTGTTTCTAAATCATTTGCTGCTATTATTCCTGGTTTTGCCACAGTTTTAGTTTTTGGCATAGTTGCGTTTTTATTTTCGATTACGCCATACAAAGATATGCATGATGCAATTTACTCTTTAATCCAAGTGCCTTTGAGCCACGTAGGAACAAGCGTTTGGGCTGCAGCGTTAATTTACTTGTTATCGGGACTTTGCTGGTTCTTTGGGATTCATGGGATTGCGGTTATCAGTGTAGTAATGCCAATTTGGATTGGCGCTGATGTTGCTAATGCTTCAGCTTTGTCCGCGGGAAAAGTAGCCCCAAATATCATCACTTATAACTGGATTAATGCTGTATCTTCTCCTGGTGGAAGTGGAGCAACGATTGGGTTAATCATTCTTGCAACCTTCTTTGCAAAAAGTGAGCGTTACCGTTCTTTAGGTAAATTAGCCATTGTGCCATCTTTGTTTAACATCAACGAGCCAGTTGTTTTTGGATTGCCGATGGTTTTAAACGCAATTATGGCAATTCCATTTATTTTAACCCCAGTTATTAATGTATTCTTAGGTTATATTTTAACTGTAGCTAAGATTCTTCCAGTTTCTAATGGTGTTGGTTCAATGGGCATGCCGATTTTGATGAATTCTTTTCTTTGCGGCGGCTGGAAATTAATGGTCTTTCAGATTTTCACAATTTTCTTGAGTCTTGCAATTTACTATCCGTTCTTTAAAATTTTGGATAATCGGGAAGTAGCAGAGGAGCAAAAATAA
- a CDS encoding MFS transporter gives MQKHSWFKFFLLYLGGVTISLSQLKIVPILTQINQSFHLSLTASAWLMSVFTFSAVFLALPGGGIVSKLGPKKLLIGLMGCLIFGNLLGLLASNYFWLLLSRFIEGIPFSMVIMVGIIFINNWFPDKNRGLATGIWGTFSAAGSLIAMNLFKPLATTFNLKAPWIFIIILGIILLLLYLQFFEKDLAAADKENKGSVLKQLNPIIKNKGIWVLAIAQGSMAFVLYAFITLYPLLFTNFYHVSDNEANFLASLFGLFGVPFGLLAGFLMDRFSRRGKIITLISFGLMTLACLPMLWLNGTFTYILQVFFLSATIMMASSCVMVLAPKTVSSPQLVGYAVSFVNFLYYIGIIIGTPIVTKMIEISWASASVLLTGICLLGTLSILLFILFSRKEKEE, from the coding sequence ATGCAAAAACACTCATGGTTTAAATTTTTTCTGCTTTACCTCGGCGGAGTTACCATTTCTCTCAGTCAGTTAAAAATTGTTCCAATTTTGACACAGATTAATCAAAGTTTTCATTTATCCTTAACCGCTTCTGCATGGTTGATGTCGGTTTTCACTTTTTCCGCAGTGTTTTTAGCTTTACCAGGCGGAGGAATTGTAAGTAAATTGGGACCGAAAAAGTTGTTAATTGGATTAATGGGATGTCTAATTTTTGGAAATTTATTAGGCCTTTTGGCTTCTAACTATTTTTGGCTCTTGTTATCCCGTTTCATCGAAGGAATTCCTTTCTCAATGGTTATCATGGTTGGGATAATTTTCATTAACAATTGGTTTCCTGATAAGAATCGGGGACTTGCAACGGGGATTTGGGGAACTTTTTCAGCCGCTGGTTCACTGATTGCCATGAATCTGTTTAAACCTTTAGCCACTACTTTTAATCTTAAAGCTCCTTGGATATTTATCATTATCCTCGGGATAATTCTATTACTTTTGTACTTGCAGTTTTTTGAAAAAGATTTGGCAGCAGCTGATAAAGAAAATAAAGGCTCAGTTTTAAAACAACTTAACCCGATTATCAAAAACAAAGGGATTTGGGTGCTTGCAATTGCTCAAGGTTCGATGGCCTTTGTCCTCTACGCTTTTATCACCCTTTATCCTTTATTATTCACTAATTTTTATCATGTGAGCGATAACGAAGCAAACTTTTTGGCAAGTCTATTTGGTTTGTTCGGAGTCCCTTTTGGATTATTAGCTGGGTTCTTGATGGATCGCTTTTCTCGTCGTGGAAAAATCATTACTCTGATTTCATTTGGACTCATGACGCTTGCTTGCCTTCCCATGCTTTGGCTTAATGGCACTTTTACTTATATTTTACAAGTATTCTTTTTATCAGCAACAATCATGATGGCATCATCGTGCGTCATGGTCTTAGCTCCTAAAACTGTTAGCTCCCCTCAATTAGTTGGGTATGCTGTATCATTTGTTAATTTTTTATACTATATCGGAATTATTATCGGAACCCCGATCGTTACCAAGATGATTGAGATTTCTTGGGCCAGTGCTAGTGTCCTCTTAACCGGTATTTGTTTACTTGGAACTCTGAGTATCTTATTATTTATCTTATTTAGTCGAAAGGAAAAAGAAGAATGA